The region tgtgagtgtgcgtgcatgcatgttatTAATTCCCGTTTTCACCTGGGCGCAACGATGACAACCTGAAACCACGTGCTTGCAaaacagagaaagagaaaacaatTTTCACTATTTTACAAAATGACAAGCGGTCAAGATACAACGATGGACTACTTTGTTACTCACAACAGGAAACGGGGCCAGAGCTACTGTCAATGAGAGAAGAAAACAACTGCAACACCGTCCTCTTTGACGCAGAGATTGCATAACATCGCAGTAGAAATGAGTCTGCCGCAACGCCGCTTTGCTTGTTTACACAGAACGGAACAAAGGTAGCGTGATGCCACACCAGTGGGGGGGCTTTAGATTGCTTACTGTATATTTCCACTCATTCCACTAGTCCTTTGTAGACTTTTACACAGAACCTTTGTGTTCTGTCCTTCCCTTTTGTTGGCATTGTACTTCTTTCTCTTGGAAACACATTAACAGCAAATTGCCGAACTGTGTAAAAGAGGGTATCGTGAAATTAAACTCCCTCACAGCCATGGTAGCTTCATGTGAGCGTTTGCCCCTCCGTGTTCATGGGCGAGCAAAATATCACAACACATACACAGAATGTGCAGAGTGTTAATTCTCAATCTAAAAAATgctgcctttacaaagatatTTACTAGAATGCCCGTATGTTCGTTAGCGTGCTAATTTCTTGTATTTAGGATGGGAATTTCCACTTCATGGCTGTGATGTGTCACTGTACAAATAATGggcagtgacatttttttttcctggatgcCCCAGAAGACGGCTCCATTCGATGAGATACTGACTGTTCAAACAAAACTGGTCAGCATCAAAATGTTTCATGATGCTGTAGATTTTGTGTAGCAATACtccataaaacaaaacagaacattttgtgcaggtttttttgggggggtcataaTGGCGCGAACAAACTCATCAAGAAATGACAATCGTAACAATACTAAAAGCCTTCATGCTTGTCGGAGGGTCCATTTGGGTCCATTTGAATTGACAGCGTCAGAGGTGATAGCACACACCAACATGTTGGCAATTACTGTTTGCTGTGATGCAaaatagatgttttattttttctaagccaattctagaccaaatctgaaaagacgtttaaaaacgtctttgggagtgaatgagttaagacatATGACAGAaatgatataagataagataagataatctttatttgtcccacattggggaaatttgcagtctataGTAGCAAAATTGGGGCAAACAATTTTGGCATGATGCCACCACTACAAACCTTAGCACAATTATCTTCATAACCACCACCCTCAATTGCAATATTATCTTCGTAAAGGCAGCTCCTCTATTGGATTTGATGagatttaacacacacacacacacatacacacatatatatatatagatatatattgtgtgtgcgtgtgtgtataaataaaaatacaacgcaagtaaacaaactcgctTTATGAAGTGTAATTACTGTACGCACTGCAGTATTCGTGTGTCTGCGGCCTTGAAGGGAAACGGCCTTGTGGGACGTCAGGCGCTCGAGTCAGTTTTGAAAatgagacattttgtatttgtatgttcaatttttatgttcaataaatgacAGAAAGTGACTTTGGCCTCTACCCCCTTGCACACATATGTAAACTTTGCAGGCATTACTGTACGTCAAATGTTCtcgttttttttattcctaCTTCACTTGAGTGACAGTGTATTTGAAGCTCACTTATCGTGGAAATTTTGACtctcaacacaaagcaaaataaacaaacaaaaacataaatcaacCAAGCCACATTCCAACCCGGAACCTCTCTTAAGTTAGGGCACTCGCAAATTAGGTACCACtgtatgcacacgcacacgcacacgcacacgtacacgttAAGATTTTCATGGCTTCCATCAAACCTTTCTCCTTCTCCTAAACCCATTCAAGATTGATTTTGGATCAAATTCAGTTGGGGTTGTTTGCCTCTATGATTGCCGGCTTCCTGTTCACGTATGTGGCCCAGTAGCCCAAGTTGAAGATGAAGAAAAGGATGGGGAAAATGATGCGCGATATCTTGTCCACTTTGCTGACTCGGTTGTAAGACTTCTTGGCTTCTGTGTAGGGATCGTCCATTTTATGGAGATAGGAGTGTTTGGCCGGTGCCCCGGTAGCGGCACTCTTAGAAATGGTTGTTAAACCTTGGTCTTTTGCTACGTTGATGGCGTAGGTTGTTCCAACAATGTTGAAAGTGTTGTTTGCCTTTTTGGAGAGACTTGCAGATTCTCTTCTCTGAAAAGAAGAGAAAGCAGCAATAGTTGTTAGGAGAAAAGGCAGCGGACTCCACAATACTTCCATTTGAACTCATAAAGAGGAAATAGAAGCAACACCACGAGACACGACACAcacaagagcaaaacaaaagccTAACCATATCGTTAATCCTGGCCATGTTAGCCTGAAACGGTTCCTGAAAAGAaaagtagaaaagaaaaaaagtttaccaATTATATTAAAAGTTACCCAAATGACATGCTCTATTCATCAATCTAGCGTGTACATTTTCCACGATTGTCCATTAAATCTGCATCACACAAGGTTtgattgcagaaaaaaaagagaggtcaTGACCATATTATTCAGCTGTGAAATGGTATAAAAAGTGCttccattggaaaaaaaacaaaacaaaaaaaacgcttgcaTCACTTGTACTGGGTCAGCTGGCGTGTGACTTTGCTGTCAGCTGCAGCATAgagcattgaaaaaaaggtgggGGGATAGGGGGGATAACAATGCCTGTAGTCATGTCTGACAAATCAATGAACGCAGCTAGGCCTCTTCAGGCAAACAACTCACGATAAAACAAACATGGCACAGGCTATATGAGAGAAGAAGCTGACATCTTTGTACTTGTACGGAGAAACCATTATACTCTCTGTTGAAAGGAAGCTTCAGACTGTCATGCTGAATTTGCACAGGGATACACTTATTTACCAAACCTTTACCATAGGATGATTTCATAATCCTTGCAGCGCTAAAAACGGGCTGCACACACCGtcggggggtggtggggagtgggtgggtggggtggggggggacaagtAGGGCAGCAAGATTGATGGCGGCGCAAGTTTTACTTTTCTATAGTGCATAcagtggctgtgtgtgtgtgtgaggctgtAACGGAGTCTCAGAATATCCTCGCACCTCACACCCATGAGAATTTCAATTGAAGAACATCTTATTTGTGCCTTAACATTGAGAAATGTCAGCCCTGCTGAATGTACAATACTTCCTCCTCCGGTGACATGCGTTGCAAGTCACCGAGGGCATCGCACCGACATCATTACTGTTACAGCTGAGTGTTTATGTCTCGCATGCTAACTGTTAACACTGGTTAACCGCTTTTATGCAGCAACATGAGAAAgttcacatttgacaaaaattaaaacatcGCCTGTCCAGTTCATGCAAGTTATACAATGGAGACGAGTTGGCCTGAACCAATTGGAGGTCAAACAGCGACCTTGAATTGGATCGTGTTGTACCGTAGTTCCACTGTACTGTGTGTCATATGAATTATGCTACGCATTAAGAACATTTACAACTTTCTTGATGACCATGtactaaatattaaatattcacAACATGGCAGATGTGCAACACTCTATGTATGGTTACAGCACATTCCGACGCAACTATTTCATGTTAAGTACATGCATTAACGGTAAATGTGCTAGTACTATATGGAGTGTTCAAGGCATAACAGATGGCAtccaaaaaagagaaacaaaagtcCCATAAAATAAGGTGGCCATTCAATTCACACCTTTACTTCCCACTCTTGCCATTTGTAAAGTCCCTGGTACATTTCAGTGCTCCCTATTTTTGTCTACTTTGAGGCCACAGCTTTAATTTTTGTTCTACTTTTTCAGCTTCATTTGACTTtacttccctccctccccctctcctTCCTTCACTCCATCTTTTCATTAGCATAACTGATGTCCCCTGTTTCCGCTGCCGATTGCTTCATGGCGCATCTCTTTATGCGGTTCTCATCACTGAATGTTTTGGTCCGACCTAATATTCGCATCAACTCAAAGATTTAATCTTGAAAAGCCACAATGCGGCCACGACGATACGCCACAAAGTTTCGCCATCGTGTAGAAACTGCGAAGCCCCTTTTCTACCAAGCAATCACGTTCTTTACACAATATTTGCATTCCCATTGCTGAAAAATATAAAGGGTACCGCAATAACTGACCTGTCCCACCCTTCTGTCAGTGTGAGTGCAGCGTACTTAGAGTCAGGTCATGGGGCGGTGcttaacataataataatgacacagCTATTGAAATCCACACGATGGGGTTTACTATTCCAAACTGTACACCGAAATAAAAAATAGACCGCTTTCGAATGACTGTTGTGACAATACTATCAGCAGTAGACATCACCATGCCATGAAATTGTTGTTTTCCCTTCATGCTGCCATTGTTTTGACCCTCCACTTTCCTCTGCAAAACTGAAGAACACCGAATACAAGAAAAGTGAGGAGGCCTAAAGGGGTTTAACTCAAGTCAATTTTGGACAAGACAAAAGTCACACCAGTGCCCTCTAGATAACTAACCGATGTCATTTCCAGGACATTGATTCCACTACACCTAAAAGCACCGCAGTGCCTTTTTTGACGGGTGGGGGTATCAAAAAAATGGCTTACTCAGTAGCAAAACTAATGGCACTGTAATATGTTACAGTACACGGCTCTATTCGTAGATAACTGAACGTCTACGGCATTAGAAATGTTCTTTGCACAATAAATTAGCAGACAAGCCACATAGTCCTTTTCCGCTTCTGTAAATCCAGTTTTTCTTCTGCTGTAATTTACTGGATATCTAATCCAGTGTTTTCCAACCCTGATTGAACCAAGGCACCCAATTTACATCCGAAAGAGCTCACAAAAATACCACAAAATTGTGAATCCTGGGAAAACTAATCTTGTCGCAGTTTTAGCCACAAATTAACTTGTAAGGTTGATATACTTGCAATAAACCAGGActtatttgattgttttctgCCATCTAACGGAAGAGTATTAAATTGCACAGCCTGTCACATTAtgtcgctggcatagatagatgaacaaatttGTAATGGGTAAAGGAATAATAGTTTCGGGACAAATTACGTTAAATAAAATTTtataatttcccacggcaccCCTGACGATGAGTGTTCAATGGCACCCTGGTCGGGAATCACTAATGTCTTCATTAGGTGATACCGCGTCAGCTTTACGGAATTCGACACATTATAGATTTATTCATCTACATATTTTCAGCCAACGATTCTTTTGTACTTGTATGTTGGTTGTTCTCTGCCACATGAAGTAAATCCAACGCATCtgcaaatgtcatatttttttttgggggggggggtgattaagCATCCTGAGGGCGATTGTGCCACTTGATGTCAAGTTACTTGCAAGGCTTTGTGTGGACGTGTTAGACCGAGCCTCGCGATATTCTGACCTTCTTTATGATTCGAGATGACGTGTTGACATATTTGATTGCCTCAAGTACTGATCTACAAGTGCGGGTTGTGTCATTAATTTGGTGTATTCTAGGCTCTTGCAAAACTGGTAGCTGTGGAgcctttgacatttttctggtttaaaaaaaaaagtgaatggtGATTTCTCTcgactttttttgtatttttatcagGTCACGTTGCAATTTGTATTGCTGTCTGTAGCTACGGTATAACGTCCAAGGTCTGCTGAGTTTGTCGGTTATTCCCGTACAATGTCAGTAGAAGGACGTGCAGCAACAAAGGCTTCAGCAAAAGAGTGTCGACGGCACCAACTAGCCAAAGCGGTCACAAGCATCGATGTCTTCGTCGCTCGTCTGACATCCCAAGGGCTGAATGTGAGACTAGCTTGATGTCGGACATCCCCATTGCACAATGGCCAAATGCACCTATCGGCTCTGATGAATCCCAAGTTGCTTTTTTCGTTTCATCAAAGAATACACAGACTTCCATCCTGCCATATTCCACCGTCCGCTGGCTTGAGGTGAGCTAATTAGCCCGTTGGTTAAACAGATTGTTTAGCGACCCAGAGGGAATTACATGCCACTGGAGCTGTGTAACCTCAAAAGTAAATGAGTACACGCTGACTCGACTATAGCTCACCATATCAGACCGAAAAAAGAAAGAGCCTGTGGCAAATGAAGTCATCATTTGGTTCCGTTGGCTGAAACTCGGCTTCTGATGACTGCGGACAGTATTTTTCCCCTTACAGCCCCATCCCCCTCgtacaatgtatttatttttgtaagatggttaaaaaaatagtagTAGTCTGAGCATTTTGCTTTCCAGTAGTAGAATTCTTGTGGGGCATTACGGGGGAGCGTGTCTTGTCAACCATCGTGACCCTGTTCTTGTTTATCTATGATGACAACTACATTCTCAGCATTGTCCCAGAGAGCGCAGACATTTGCCATTAAGACAAAGCCTCAGAACGAAAACAAGAAACAGCTCTCCCCAAGCCCCGACTCCTTATCTCTGCTTCATtctgaaaaactgaaaaaatatttcTGCCACAAAATTGTCTCCTGCCAACCTCTCAGAGCACCAAATGACAACTCATAACTCACTGATAAAGTTGAAACTGATGAGGTCAGATAAAGAGtttgtgtattattattattgttattattgactGAAGAAATACACTCCTCTCCATAAGTATTGGAACAGTGGTGCCAATTACCTACATTGAGttcctgtttttgttctgaatttgaatgaaccctatttattattattattattgcatccACGTTATTTGCATCCACATTATTTGCATGAACAGAGTCCTTATTCCTAAATGGACTGAAACACAAAAAGCATTCCCCGGCTAACTATTTCCAGCAAAATGTTTCTCCACTCATCTATATTTCAACTTTCTTGCTCTGATCCAATTACTTCTTCCGTCTTCCCCGCTCACACACAAAAGAGCGCAAGCTATTGACAAATCTGTGCGTGAAAGTAATATTGGCCTCCAGGGATTCATTTCGATGCACTCTCACTTTTTTAGTCGGcgtcctgtgattttttttattttttttaatgagcatgCTGTACGGCAAGATGCTGTCTCATCTTGACAGAATGGGTTTAAGCAAACTAAAATGGGGCTTGAACATATGCTGCCATCCTAAATTGGGGCTAGTGTCTTTGGGAGTTTACCTCTGTTTCTGCTCTCCACGGTCCGCCCCACTTGTGCTTGTTCCATTTGGTtgttaatgaataaataaaagctcCTTTATAGAGTAGTCTGGGTTACTTTAAGAGGTAGCTCCGAGTTTCCAATTTGCCCTTGTTCCTCCACCAGTGTAAACTTACAACATTCTCAGCAGCTCTGAGAggggttttcaaaaaaaatataaaggtAAAAGATGGGAGTACTCGAGGCGGAATTAACGTGGGGAGCCAGAGAGGAGAGAAGACTaaattctgtcattttttttgctggacACGTTCATCACTATCGTATCTACAGTATGTGTAATTTTCAAACAGCAATCACTCACCCTGACCTCCATGCCCTCTTTTTTCCCATCCCACGCCCAGCTGCGCTTGGTGAAGTAGTTGACTGTGGCAAACTCAATCAAGGCAGAGAAGACAAAGGCATAGCACACTGCCATGAACCAGTCCATGGCTGTGGCATAGGCAACCTTAGGGAGGGAGTTGCGGGCACTTATGCTTAGGGTCGTCATGGTGAGGACGGTGGTGACCCCTGaggaaagaattttaaaaaaatatcagggAAGTGTTCCTACTAAAGGAAACACTGCAATTGGAAAGAATAACATAttctatttgcaaaaaaatcatttgttgcAATTTTGTCTCCATCAACATTTcatcatcaacaaaaacaatgccCCCCACCGAGtagacctttttaaaaaaaagtttcacaccCACAAGTATCAGCAATTTGGAGCCTTCACTAACCGCGGTACCTGCACATGACAAGcaaggggagaaaatgcaaagctACCGAGCAGAGGTTCCGACAAAGAACCCTCGACTGTGAGGCAGGCGTTCTCGCCACATGGTCGCCAGTTCCACTGGTTACAGTAATTATATTTtgtgaggttttattttgaaatgtcatcATTCTGCCAACTATAGTCAGCTGTGGTGCCAATTAATGACCAAATATTGTTCCTTGTACAGAACAATGTATTGCAGATTTAACtgtactttattaaaaaaaaaaaacaaaataaataaataaaagtaattcGCTCATAGGAGCAGCACAATAGCAACAGAAAGAAAGTGGGATGAGAAAATTGCATCTCATCTCTGAGTCTGCGACAGTGATGACAATGTTTGGATTCGATTAGATTGATTATCTGGAGACTGTATAATGTGATCATTACCACCTATTGAATTAAATCATCCGTGcacatttgttttgctcttATATCACCCTTTCAAAGCCCCATCTCACCCGGCCATCAGCCTCTCAGACTTCAGTTGTTATTTGGTGCATTCTGGGTTAATAAAAGCACAAGATGGCACTCACCAAATACGGTGCGTGCAGGAACCGACTCTCTGTTTAACCAGAAGGACACCTGTGACAGGATGACTGTCATGATGCAGGGAAGGTAGGTTTGGATCACAAAATAGCcaattttccttttcaaatgGAAATATGTTGTCATCACTACATATTCCCCTGAGAagcaacagagagagagagagagagagagagagggagagaggggaaaaaCGAAAAATGAAGACATAGCAGATCATCATTAAAACTGTTATATGACATCGTCGGGCAACACAAGCTGAAACGCTGCTTCATTAATTCAAGAACATTTCTACATATTCAATTAAGTATATTAATGCCGTGGTTACCATAGCATTCTCACTTCCCTATCTCCCCGTTAggtacttaactcattcagtgccagccaattctggaccaagtctgaaaagacgtttaaaaacgtctttgggagtgaacgagttaagAGAAGAAATCTGGCTGACTTTTCTTTTAAAGACTTGTGAGAGCAAAACATTTCTTGGCGTGTGCAATGTTTATTAAAGCAATCATTTAACATCCATCTTCACGCTGGCCTTTAGTAGCAACACTTTTCTTCTTTCAACAAGCCTTTGTCCTCGGTGTAGTTTACCTTCAATCCACCATACAGCacaacaataatgataatcTCAAACATAAGAGTTCTCAGTAGAATTTCTGCCCACCCACAGCACAGCTTTTGCTTCAAGGAAAAACAGGCCAGAGGGCATTGCAAGAAAGCGGTTTCATTGTTAGTTTAGTCTCAAAGCGCTCGTCAAACCTGCCGCAGCTCCGTAACCTAGTGACTTGCCTCCTGAGAGTCACAAGTAGCAAAAAACTTTCCACATCTTACAATTGTCTGTGATGTTCGgcttccatccatccctcccatTTTTATACCGCTTATCTGACTTATTGTTGGCCCCAGTTTGAGAAACCTTCAGGCCATATTCAACAAAGCCACACCTTTTGATGAATACATACAACTAATCCGTTTCTCCATCTAAAAGTTGTTTCTAAACTTTGTTCGGAACTACAGATAAAGATAAATGCTTTTGACTCCTCATGTCTTGACGATTTACAATTGTTACTTGACCCGTGTAGCCAAAACTCCTTCAGAGCGAGCTCAGATAACAACTGAGTGCCGACACAAGGCTTTTTGTCTAGATCCCATTGGTTCAGCTACATAATGCCAATTCTGTTGTCCTTGGAATTGTTCATTTTAGGCTACAATTCAAAACGGAGCCTGATATTGTtttctgtagaaaaaa is a window of Hippocampus zosterae strain Florida chromosome 16, ASM2543408v3, whole genome shotgun sequence DNA encoding:
- the LOC127588623 gene encoding gamma-aminobutyric acid receptor subunit alpha-2-like isoform X1, with amino-acid sequence MAAAFWKLERPHLALWLFLLCLSMIPQASAVVGHREPLPDDSNNITIFTRILDRLLDGYDNRLRPGLGESVTEVRTNIYVTSFGPVSDTDMEYTIDVFFRQSWRDERLKFDGPMQVLPLNNLLASKIWTPDTFFHNGKKSVAHNMTTPNKLLRLVDNGTLLYTMRLTIHAECPMHLEDFPMDAHACPLKFGSYAYTNNEVIYLWTQEDERSVSVAEDGSRLNQYDLLGHVIGKETISSSTGEYVVMTTYFHLKRKIGYFVIQTYLPCIMTVILSQVSFWLNRESVPARTVFGVTTVLTMTTLSISARNSLPKVAYATAMDWFMAVCYAFVFSALIEFATVNYFTKRSWAWDGKKEGMEVREPFQANMARINDMRRESASLSKKANNTFNIVGTTYAINVAKDQGLTTISKSAATGAPAKHSYLHKMDDPYTEAKKSYNRVSKVDKISRIIFPILFFIFNLGYWATYVNRKPAIIEANNPN